A window of the Nitrosopumilus ureiphilus genome harbors these coding sequences:
- a CDS encoding Fic family protein yields MVSVIQRKKGKRTFHYLIHNTGKKQYEKYLGKTIPDNIEILKRDFEMDVLKKTYEPELISIKEGYDSQHDTLKQKFLDEFSIGFTHDTQKIEGSTLTKRETYDLLKFSLTPNRKSEPDMIEAKLHHAIFLKMIKNIPEFNGKIVLNWHKEMFEKTMKEFAGIIRTYNVFVTNSESKFTHWKFVPNFLKEFYSWYKKSEKTTNPVILSALAHFRFGNIHPFGDGNGRISRLIMNYVLIKHNYPPLNIKFSDRTSYYDALERGNLRNDEIYFLKWFVKFYIKNNKKYL; encoded by the coding sequence ATGGTGTCAGTGATTCAAAGAAAAAAAGGAAAAAGAACATTTCACTATCTCATACACAATACTGGAAAAAAACAATATGAAAAGTATCTTGGTAAGACGATACCGGATAATATCGAGATTCTGAAAAGAGATTTTGAGATGGATGTTTTGAAAAAAACATACGAACCAGAATTAATTTCCATTAAAGAAGGGTATGATAGCCAGCATGACACACTAAAACAGAAATTTCTTGACGAGTTCTCAATTGGGTTTACACATGACACTCAAAAAATTGAGGGCTCTACATTAACGAAAAGGGAGACTTATGATTTGTTAAAATTCTCACTTACCCCTAACCGAAAATCCGAGCCAGATATGATAGAGGCAAAACTACATCATGCGATTTTCCTAAAAATGATTAAAAATATTCCCGAGTTTAATGGAAAGATTGTTTTGAACTGGCATAAAGAAATGTTTGAAAAAACTATGAAAGAATTTGCTGGAATAATAAGAACATATAATGTGTTTGTCACAAACAGTGAATCCAAATTTACTCACTGGAAATTTGTTCCAAACTTCCTAAAGGAATTTTATTCATGGTATAAAAAATCAGAAAAAACAACAAATCCAGTAATTTTATCTGCATTGGCTCATTTTCGTTTTGGAAACATACATCCGTTTGGAGATGGAAACGGAAGAATTTCCAGGCTGATAATGAATTATGTGCTGATCAAACACAACTATCCTCCACTTAACATAAAGTTCTCAGACAGGACATCATACTATGACGCACTTGAAAGAGGCAATCTAAGAAATGATGAGATCTATTTTCTAAAATGGTTTGTAAAATTCTACATCAAAAATAACAAAAAATATCTGTGA
- a CDS encoding cupredoxin domain-containing protein, whose translation MADIDKAAIAFSIAIVAIGVGAAFSLGAAQDAAPVVSTPSVSTKTIEPKIQADPFADIADKVRQEAPKVEEKKMEKPAEKSVKVEEKAAMEKTKEKSTMEKPAGPKTYSVNIPAGTSVPGCEESNACYIPADITINAGDTVNWINADSAAHTVTGGNPVDGPSGVFDSSLVMAGAEFAFTFSDSGNYDYFCMVHPWMVGSVTVN comes from the coding sequence ATGGCAGATATAGATAAAGCTGCAATTGCATTTTCAATTGCAATCGTAGCTATAGGCGTAGGTGCTGCATTCTCTTTGGGTGCGGCTCAAGATGCCGCACCTGTAGTCTCCACTCCAAGTGTTTCAACTAAAACAATAGAGCCAAAAATACAAGCAGACCCATTTGCAGATATTGCAGATAAAGTAAGGCAAGAAGCTCCAAAAGTTGAAGAGAAGAAGATGGAAAAACCAGCAGAAAAATCTGTAAAAGTTGAAGAGAAAGCAGCCATGGAAAAAACTAAAGAAAAATCCACTATGGAAAAACCAGCAGGACCAAAAACATATTCTGTTAATATTCCAGCAGGTACTTCAGTTCCAGGATGTGAAGAATCTAATGCATGTTACATACCAGCAGACATCACAATTAATGCTGGAGATACAGTAAATTGGATTAATGCAGACTCAGCAGCTCATACAGTGACTGGTGGAAATCCAGTAGATGGCCCATCTGGCGTATTTGATAGCAGTCTAGTCATGGCAGGTGCAGAATTTGCATTTACCTTTAGTGATTCAGGCAACTATGATTACTTTTGTATGGTACATCCTTGGATGGTTGGCAGTGTTACAGTGAACTAA
- the uvrC gene encoding excinuclease ABC subunit UvrC: MTFDLSTINIPTNPGIYLMKDSDEKIIYIGKAKNLKNRVKSYFTKNQNYKTQKLVEKISDIEFVLTDNESEAFLLESNMIKKYRPRFNIELKDQQRYTYLRISDEKYPRLLVARRTRDGKFLGKGKTFGPFTQGSSKLLTIGTLRKAFQIRICKTLPKKVCLEYHLGNCEGPCEFNDAQKRYVKHVSALEDVLKGKNQTKIFTKKLEEEMHQAAELQQFERAKDIRDTLVRLGSLQTKQKMEYVDKSDEEYFGIGIQEQSATVMNFRMINGVIRDSDKFFFDLVADNSFSNFLFQYYSTHKIPKFILVSEIPENKALLESLLSEQAGFNVQISTPTKGKRRDIINLILKNIQLIHSKGGDPGLVELKEILNLPEIPKIIECFDISNHGVDFAVGSMSRFVDGKPNKSGYRKFKIKTVYGRDDFAMIGEIIKRRYYRLLEENSELPDLVVVDGGKGQLNSAINSLESLGLKLPCISLAKENEEVYVPKNKNPIVISREKPSLKILQHARDETHRFGVAYNRTIRKNKIK, from the coding sequence ATGACTTTTGATCTTTCCACAATTAACATTCCCACCAATCCTGGAATCTATCTGATGAAAGATTCTGATGAAAAAATTATCTATATTGGCAAAGCAAAAAATTTGAAAAACAGAGTTAAATCATATTTTACAAAAAATCAAAACTACAAGACACAAAAACTCGTGGAAAAAATTTCAGACATTGAATTTGTTTTAACAGATAATGAAAGTGAGGCTTTTCTCTTAGAATCAAATATGATTAAAAAATATCGCCCCAGATTCAATATTGAACTAAAAGATCAACAAAGGTACACATATCTTAGAATTTCTGATGAAAAATACCCTCGATTACTAGTTGCAAGAAGAACTAGAGATGGAAAATTTTTGGGTAAAGGAAAAACTTTTGGCCCCTTTACCCAGGGTAGCTCAAAGTTACTCACTATTGGAACTCTGCGAAAAGCATTCCAAATTAGAATCTGCAAAACTTTACCAAAAAAAGTGTGTCTTGAATACCACTTGGGAAATTGTGAGGGGCCTTGTGAATTCAATGATGCTCAGAAAAGATACGTAAAACATGTTTCTGCCTTGGAGGATGTTCTAAAGGGTAAAAATCAAACAAAAATTTTTACAAAAAAACTAGAAGAGGAGATGCATCAAGCCGCAGAACTACAGCAATTTGAGCGGGCAAAAGACATTCGTGATACTCTGGTTAGACTTGGAAGCCTTCAGACTAAGCAAAAAATGGAGTATGTTGACAAATCTGATGAGGAATATTTTGGAATTGGTATTCAAGAACAATCTGCAACTGTGATGAATTTTAGAATGATTAATGGTGTGATTCGAGACAGTGATAAATTCTTTTTTGATCTGGTGGCTGATAATTCTTTTTCAAATTTCCTTTTCCAGTATTACTCTACTCACAAAATTCCTAAATTCATTCTAGTCAGCGAGATTCCTGAAAATAAGGCGTTATTGGAATCTTTACTTTCAGAGCAAGCAGGATTTAATGTACAAATTTCCACTCCTACCAAAGGAAAAAGAAGGGATATTATTAATCTGATTTTGAAAAATATTCAATTAATTCATTCAAAGGGTGGCGATCCTGGATTAGTTGAATTAAAAGAAATTCTAAATTTGCCTGAAATCCCTAAAATAATTGAATGCTTTGATATTTCTAACCATGGAGTGGATTTTGCAGTGGGCTCGATGTCTAGATTTGTAGATGGAAAACCAAACAAATCTGGATACCGAAAATTCAAAATTAAAACTGTCTATGGAAGAGATGATTTTGCAATGATTGGCGAAATAATCAAAAGAAGATACTATCGATTACTGGAAGAAAATTCTGAATTACCTGATTTGGTAGTTGTTGATGGTGGAAAAGGTCAACTTAATTCTGCAATTAATTCTTTAGAGTCTTTGGGATTGAAACTACCGTGTATTTCTTTGGCAAAAGAAAATGAAGAAGTTTATGTCCCAAAAAATAAAAATCCAATTGTTATTTCTAGAGAGAAACCCTCTCTGAAAATTTTACAGCATGCTAGAGATGAAACTCATAGGTTTGGTGTGGCATATAATAGAACAATTAGAAAAAACAAAATAAAATAA
- the uvrA gene encoding excinuclease ABC subunit UvrA: MAENKLKIRGARHHNLKNLDIDIPKNKLVVISGLSGSGKSTLAFDTIYAEGQRRYVESLSAYARQFLEMMDKPDVDSIEGLSPAISIQQKTTSKNPRSTVGTTTEIYDYMRLLYARIGIPYCTNCGRKVSTQSVERICDSVLKDFSGKKILVLAPIIQRKKGTYEKLFEQIKKDGYSRIRLNGEILSLDDEIPPLDRQKWHNIEIIVDRITTEKSERSRIFEAIQTAIKASKGDVMIATDKTEKIFSQNNACPYCGLTVGELEPRSFSFNSPFGMCKTCNGLGVKMEFDADLVIPDKSKSILDGAIVPWSGRFSSFRRQALRAVGMKFGFDLMTPLEKIKPKHFDIILHGTSDLIDFKYRSKSGDSSWQYTDAFEGVLVNLQRVFMETDSESKREWLKQFMRDTPCTTCDGKKLKPESLAVKINEQGIMDVCNMSIDHCYDFFSTLKLTENEQYIAKDVLKEIKERLEFLMNVGLNYLSLNRLSSTLSGGESQRIRLATQIGSNLTGVLYVLDEPTIGLHQRDNARLIKTLNKLRNLGNSVIVVEHDEEVIRNSDWIVDLGPGAGVHGGNVVFEGTVNKILNGSDSITGAYLKDNSLISLQNKIRNRSGSLIIKKASENNLKDIDVEIPLGLFVSVTGVSGSGKSTLINDVLLKTLESHFYKTNVRPGNHKEIVGLENIDKVIAIDQSPIGRTPRSNPATYIGAFTPIRELYANTALSKERGYAPGQFSFNVADGRCFACDGDGVKQIEMQFLSDVYVKCDECKGKRYNTETLSVLYKGKNISDILDMTVYEALNFFENIPSIKRKLQTVYDVGLGYIKLGQSSTTLSGGEAQRVKLASELSKRGTGKTLYILDEPTTGLHFADVQKLLEVLNRLANLGNTVVVIEHNMDVIKNSDWLIDLGPEGGDEGGKIVATGTPLDVSKAPGSYTGKFLKKIIKK, encoded by the coding sequence ATGGCAGAAAATAAATTAAAAATTCGTGGAGCTCGACATCACAATCTAAAGAATTTAGATATTGATATTCCAAAAAATAAACTAGTTGTAATTAGTGGTTTGTCAGGATCTGGTAAATCCACATTGGCCTTTGACACAATTTATGCAGAAGGACAAAGACGATATGTTGAATCACTTTCTGCATATGCGCGGCAATTCCTAGAAATGATGGACAAGCCTGATGTTGATTCTATTGAAGGACTGTCTCCTGCAATTTCCATTCAACAAAAAACCACTAGTAAAAATCCTCGCTCTACTGTTGGTACCACCACTGAAATTTATGATTACATGAGATTACTTTATGCAAGAATTGGAATTCCATATTGTACTAATTGTGGTAGAAAGGTATCCACACAATCAGTTGAGAGAATATGTGATTCTGTACTGAAAGATTTCTCAGGAAAAAAGATCCTTGTTTTGGCCCCTATCATTCAAAGAAAAAAAGGGACATATGAGAAATTATTTGAGCAAATCAAAAAGGATGGCTATTCTAGAATACGCCTAAATGGCGAAATTTTGAGCCTAGATGATGAGATTCCGCCACTTGATCGTCAAAAATGGCACAATATCGAGATAATCGTTGATCGAATTACCACTGAAAAATCTGAGAGATCTAGAATCTTTGAGGCAATTCAGACTGCAATAAAAGCATCAAAGGGGGACGTAATGATTGCAACTGACAAGACTGAAAAAATTTTCTCCCAAAATAATGCGTGTCCCTATTGTGGATTGACGGTTGGTGAATTAGAGCCGCGTTCATTTTCTTTTAATTCACCATTTGGAATGTGTAAAACCTGTAATGGTTTGGGGGTAAAGATGGAATTTGATGCTGATTTAGTAATTCCTGATAAATCAAAATCGATTTTAGATGGAGCAATAGTTCCATGGAGTGGACGATTCTCATCATTTAGAAGACAAGCATTAAGAGCGGTTGGAATGAAATTTGGTTTTGATTTAATGACTCCTTTGGAGAAAATTAAACCAAAACATTTTGATATTATTTTACATGGTACATCTGATTTAATTGATTTCAAGTATCGGTCAAAATCTGGAGATTCATCTTGGCAGTATACTGATGCATTTGAAGGCGTACTAGTAAATCTTCAACGAGTCTTTATGGAGACTGATTCTGAATCAAAACGAGAATGGCTAAAACAATTCATGCGCGATACTCCATGTACCACATGTGATGGTAAAAAATTAAAACCTGAATCTCTTGCAGTAAAAATCAATGAGCAAGGAATAATGGATGTCTGCAATATGTCCATTGATCATTGTTATGATTTTTTCTCCACTCTAAAATTAACTGAAAACGAACAATACATTGCAAAAGATGTTCTAAAAGAAATCAAAGAACGTCTAGAATTTTTAATGAATGTGGGATTAAATTATTTGTCATTAAATAGGTTAAGCTCCACATTGTCTGGAGGGGAATCTCAAAGAATTCGATTGGCAACCCAGATTGGCTCTAACTTGACTGGTGTTTTGTATGTTCTTGATGAGCCAACAATTGGATTGCATCAACGTGATAATGCTAGATTAATTAAAACGCTAAACAAGCTACGAAATCTAGGAAATTCTGTTATTGTAGTAGAGCATGACGAAGAAGTTATACGAAATTCAGACTGGATAGTTGATTTGGGGCCTGGTGCAGGCGTTCATGGAGGAAACGTGGTTTTTGAAGGAACTGTGAATAAAATTCTTAATGGGAGTGACTCTATTACCGGCGCATATCTAAAGGATAACTCTCTGATATCATTACAAAATAAAATTCGCAACAGGTCTGGCTCATTAATAATTAAAAAAGCATCAGAAAATAATCTTAAAGATATCGATGTGGAGATTCCATTGGGGCTTTTCGTATCTGTAACTGGAGTTTCGGGTTCTGGAAAATCCACTTTGATTAACGATGTATTGCTTAAAACCTTGGAAAGCCATTTTTACAAAACAAATGTCAGGCCAGGTAATCACAAAGAGATTGTTGGTTTAGAAAATATTGATAAAGTCATAGCAATTGATCAATCACCAATTGGAAGAACGCCCCGTTCAAATCCTGCAACCTATATTGGGGCTTTTACTCCCATTAGAGAACTATATGCAAACACGGCATTATCAAAAGAGCGTGGTTATGCTCCAGGACAATTTTCATTTAATGTAGCTGATGGTAGATGTTTTGCATGTGATGGAGATGGCGTTAAACAAATTGAAATGCAGTTTTTATCTGATGTTTATGTAAAATGTGATGAATGTAAAGGAAAAAGATACAACACTGAAACATTATCTGTGTTGTACAAGGGTAAAAACATCTCAGATATTTTAGATATGACAGTTTATGAGGCATTAAATTTCTTTGAAAATATTCCTTCAATTAAACGAAAACTGCAAACAGTATATGATGTTGGATTGGGTTATATCAAACTTGGGCAATCCTCAACTACACTTTCTGGTGGCGAAGCACAAAGAGTTAAACTTGCATCAGAACTATCTAAACGTGGTACTGGAAAAACTCTCTATATCTTAGATGAGCCAACAACAGGATTGCATTTTGCAGATGTTCAAAAATTACTTGAGGTTCTTAATCGATTGGCAAACTTGGGAAATACTGTTGTAGTAATTGAGCATAACATGGATGTAATCAAAAATTCTGACTGGCTAATTGATCTTGGACCTGAAGGAGGAGATGAGGGTGGTAAAATTGTGGCTACGGGTACGCCTCTGGATGTATCAAAGGCGCCAGGGAGTTATACTGGAAAGTTTTTGAAAAAAATTATTAAAAAATGA
- the uvrB gene encoding excinuclease ABC subunit UvrB, whose translation MLEQTSRFELVSDYSPTGDQPQAIGILVDGVKKKSVQTLLGVTGSGKTFSIANVIAITGKNTLVISHNKTLAAQLYSELKQFFPKNNVGYFVSYYDYYQPESYLPQTDTYIEKDTQINEKIEKLRLEATAMLLSGEPTIIVSTVSCIYSLGNPKDWEDLAITLKTGEEIKRTEIIRKFIDARYERNDTEVAPGNFRVKGDTIDVTPAYSEDLVRISLFGDEIEKIALLDHVSLQEKKKVSQMKIFPAKHYLIAKDVRQKAVNSIKKELQKRLPELNELEKQRLEMRTKYDLEMIEELGYCSGIENYSRHFDGRSSGEKAFCLMDFFGDDYLLVIDESHVTLPQLHGMYKGDHSRKKELVTYGFRLPSAYDNRPLKFEEFEEYIKNTIFVSATPSDYEKKISSKIVEQLVRPTGLLDPIVEIRPTRGQMDDLINEINKRAAKSERVLVTTLTKRMAEDLAEYLSKKQVRVRYMHSEIEGLQRTELIRQLRLGEFDVLVGINLLREGLDIPEVSLVAILDADKEGFLRNFTSLIQTCGRAARNENGTVIMYADNNTQSMINTMNETKRRREKQIQYNLKHNITPKTIIKSVPEQETTLDESKLKSTHDLNNDIIDLEAQMKKYSEELDFERAIECRDRIKRLEKEIQFKDGRK comes from the coding sequence ATGTTGGAGCAAACATCTAGATTTGAATTGGTGTCTGACTATTCTCCTACAGGGGATCAGCCTCAAGCAATTGGTATTCTAGTTGACGGTGTAAAGAAAAAATCCGTTCAAACATTACTTGGAGTTACAGGAAGTGGAAAGACATTCTCTATTGCAAATGTAATTGCAATAACAGGAAAGAACACCCTTGTAATTTCTCATAACAAAACTTTGGCTGCTCAACTTTATTCGGAACTCAAGCAGTTCTTTCCAAAAAACAACGTGGGTTATTTTGTTTCATATTATGATTATTACCAGCCAGAAAGTTATCTTCCTCAAACTGATACCTATATTGAAAAAGATACTCAAATTAATGAAAAAATTGAAAAATTAAGACTAGAAGCAACTGCAATGCTTCTATCAGGAGAGCCTACCATAATTGTCTCTACTGTTTCATGTATTTACTCTCTGGGAAATCCAAAGGACTGGGAGGACTTGGCAATAACATTGAAGACTGGAGAAGAAATTAAACGAACAGAGATAATTAGAAAATTCATTGATGCAAGATATGAAAGAAATGATACTGAAGTAGCACCAGGAAACTTTAGAGTAAAAGGTGACACCATTGATGTAACTCCTGCATATTCTGAAGACCTAGTGAGAATTTCTCTGTTTGGTGATGAAATAGAAAAAATTGCATTACTTGATCATGTTTCTTTACAAGAAAAAAAGAAAGTATCTCAAATGAAGATTTTCCCTGCAAAACACTATCTTATTGCAAAAGATGTCCGTCAAAAAGCTGTTAATTCAATTAAAAAAGAATTGCAAAAACGATTGCCGGAATTAAATGAATTAGAAAAACAAAGGCTTGAAATGCGAACAAAATATGATTTGGAAATGATTGAGGAATTAGGATATTGTTCTGGAATTGAAAATTATTCTCGACATTTTGATGGAAGATCATCTGGGGAAAAAGCATTCTGTTTGATGGATTTTTTTGGAGATGATTATCTTTTGGTAATTGATGAATCTCATGTAACATTGCCTCAACTTCATGGGATGTACAAAGGGGATCACTCAAGAAAAAAAGAACTTGTAACTTATGGATTTAGACTGCCAAGTGCATATGACAATAGGCCCCTAAAATTTGAGGAGTTTGAAGAATACATCAAAAACACAATATTTGTCTCTGCAACTCCATCTGATTACGAGAAAAAAATCTCATCGAAAATCGTCGAGCAGCTTGTAAGACCTACTGGTCTACTTGATCCAATAGTGGAAATTAGGCCCACCAGGGGCCAAATGGATGATTTGATTAATGAAATCAACAAAAGGGCAGCCAAATCTGAGCGTGTTTTGGTGACTACTCTTACTAAAAGAATGGCAGAAGATTTGGCAGAATATCTCTCCAAAAAACAAGTCCGGGTCAGATACATGCATTCAGAAATTGAAGGGTTGCAAAGAACTGAATTAATCAGGCAGTTACGCCTTGGAGAATTTGATGTTCTTGTTGGAATCAATCTGCTTCGAGAGGGATTGGATATTCCTGAAGTATCACTAGTAGCAATTTTAGATGCAGATAAAGAAGGATTCTTAAGAAACTTTACCAGTCTAATTCAGACCTGTGGTCGTGCAGCAAGAAATGAAAATGGGACTGTGATAATGTATGCTGATAACAATACACAATCTATGATAAATACAATGAATGAAACAAAACGTCGAAGAGAAAAACAAATTCAATATAATCTTAAACACAATATCACGCCTAAAACTATCATAAAATCAGTACCAGAACAAGAAACTACCTTAGATGAATCTAAATTAAAATCCACACATGATCTAAATAACGACATTATTGATTTGGAAGCTCAAATGAAAAAATATTCTGAAGAATTGGACTTTGAGCGTGCAATTGAATGCAGAGATAGAATAAAAAGACTAGAAAAGGAGATTCAATTCAAAGATGGCAGAAAATAA
- a CDS encoding pyridoxamine 5'-phosphate oxidase family protein, translated as MRLVGILQIRSYEKIKEFLHEEHVGRLSSIDVNGFPQIIPMNFVFLNDAVYMHSHVKGEKLDNISRNNKVGFEADRELEFLPSYFEDPHNASLADTLYISVVIKGIGIFVSDRDEKTLALNGLMKKYQPEGQYDPIESDMRVLDAVSIIKVIPKTIHGKYKIGQHLKPKDRLDLAKNILKKNSPTSTQTLKIMGFEETTDGLRMIDEPIW; from the coding sequence ATGCGACTAGTTGGAATCCTTCAGATTAGATCATATGAGAAAATAAAAGAATTTTTACATGAAGAACATGTGGGACGTCTATCCAGTATCGATGTAAATGGATTTCCTCAAATCATCCCAATGAATTTTGTATTTCTAAATGATGCAGTTTACATGCATTCTCATGTAAAGGGTGAAAAATTAGATAATATTTCTAGAAATAACAAGGTTGGATTTGAAGCAGACAGAGAACTAGAATTTTTACCCTCATATTTTGAGGATCCTCATAATGCGTCGCTTGCAGATACTCTATACATCAGTGTTGTAATAAAGGGAATTGGAATATTTGTGTCTGATAGAGACGAAAAAACACTTGCACTCAATGGACTGATGAAAAAATACCAGCCCGAAGGACAATATGATCCAATTGAATCTGATATGCGAGTTTTAGATGCTGTTAGCATAATCAAAGTTATTCCCAAAACTATTCATGGCAAGTACAAAATAGGGCAACACTTGAAGCCCAAAGATAGACTGGATCTTGCAAAAAATATTTTGAAAAAAAACTCTCCAACATCTACACAAACTCTAAAAATTATGGGTTTTGAGGAAACAACTGATGGTTTAAGAATGATTGATGAGCCCATTTGGTAA
- a CDS encoding LLM class flavin-dependent oxidoreductase: MYLASKKLKFGIQNGLNVARAGYTEDQILTACMLADKTGYDSIFYMDHTNVPQWKNATVLDPWVMLSAIAAVTNNVELGTCVTDAIRRHPSNIALAAITLDRVSKGRAILGIGAGEAQNLKEFCIPFEKPVSKWEEQIEVIHTLYNSTPDNTVDYAGKYYQLKGACLQAPPIRKPRPPTYMASGGKRTLELTGKLGDGWLPIGYTPELFEDHKKQIEVSMDKHDRTQEEKDNFQMALDIDVYFSEDAEESWAKMKEAVKVSLFKPEVLRVHGLKEIEGFDFVKYFTEYSMSDQSWIVKMREAATKIPDKVARSSTAVGTPEDIIPTFERFMDAGVNHFVIRFWGKNYFGSIDKFASHVMPALREKAKQ, translated from the coding sequence TTGTACTTGGCTTCAAAGAAACTCAAATTTGGCATTCAAAACGGATTAAATGTCGCAAGAGCTGGTTACACTGAAGACCAAATTTTAACGGCTTGTATGCTTGCTGATAAAACTGGATATGACTCTATTTTCTACATGGATCATACCAATGTCCCACAATGGAAAAATGCCACTGTGTTAGATCCATGGGTTATGTTATCTGCAATAGCTGCTGTTACAAATAATGTTGAGTTGGGAACTTGTGTTACCGATGCAATTAGAAGACATCCATCTAATATAGCACTAGCTGCAATTACTCTTGATAGAGTTTCAAAAGGTAGGGCAATACTTGGAATAGGTGCAGGTGAGGCTCAAAATTTAAAAGAGTTTTGCATTCCATTTGAAAAACCAGTTTCAAAATGGGAAGAACAAATTGAAGTTATTCATACTTTGTATAACTCTACACCGGACAATACTGTTGATTATGCTGGAAAATATTATCAATTAAAAGGTGCGTGTTTGCAAGCCCCACCAATTAGAAAACCACGTCCTCCAACTTACATGGCATCAGGTGGTAAGAGAACATTAGAATTGACAGGAAAACTCGGTGACGGATGGTTGCCAATCGGTTACACTCCTGAATTATTTGAGGATCATAAAAAACAAATTGAAGTGTCAATGGATAAACATGACAGAACTCAGGAAGAAAAAGACAACTTCCAAATGGCTTTAGATATTGATGTATACTTTTCTGAAGATGCAGAGGAATCTTGGGCAAAAATGAAAGAAGCAGTAAAAGTTAGTTTATTCAAGCCAGAAGTTTTGAGAGTTCACGGATTAAAAGAAATTGAAGGCTTTGATTTTGTAAAATACTTTACAGAATATTCAATGTCTGATCAAAGCTGGATTGTAAAAATGAGGGAAGCGGCTACCAAAATCCCAGACAAGGTAGCACGTTCATCTACTGCAGTTGGAACTCCAGAAGACATCATTCCGACATTTGAGCGATTCATGGATGCTGGTGTTAACCACTTTGTAATTAGATTCTGGGGTAAGAACTACTTTGGCTCAATTGATAAATTTGCAAGCCATGTGATGCCTGCACTTCGAGAAAAAGCCAAACAATAA